Proteins co-encoded in one Paraburkholderia edwinii genomic window:
- a CDS encoding rhodanese-like domain-containing protein, whose protein sequence is MQNLSAPALAEWLADQSRPAPVVLDVREPWEIETAKIAGSVSIPMREIPARSEELDDEAPVVCVCHHGARSAQVAMFLESRGHKNVFNLQGGIDAWSRQVDPSVPTY, encoded by the coding sequence ATGCAAAACCTGTCTGCCCCCGCTCTTGCCGAATGGCTCGCCGATCAATCGCGCCCCGCGCCCGTGGTGCTCGACGTACGCGAACCGTGGGAAATTGAAACGGCAAAGATCGCCGGCAGCGTGTCGATTCCGATGCGCGAGATCCCGGCGCGCAGCGAGGAACTCGACGACGAAGCGCCCGTCGTTTGCGTCTGCCATCACGGTGCGCGCAGCGCGCAGGTCGCAATGTTCCTCGAATCGCGCGGCCATAAGAATGTGTTTAATCTGCAGGGCGGCATCGATGCATGGTCGCGGCAGGTGGATCCGTCGGTTCCGACTTATTGA
- a CDS encoding ABC transporter permease, with protein sequence MRPAPTDTSTPTPRALRVAHILYGFGPLAGLIALCIAGTLLNRDFATVDNMMNVLTRTSFIGIIAVGMTFVIISGGIDLSVGSMAALIAGVMIWLMNGLAGSAAAHTLAPLAIVAIGIVCALVLGALFGCAHGLLITKGRIEPFIVTLGTLGIFRAVLTWLADGGALTLDNNLSDLYGPVYYASLLGVPVPIWVFLVVAAGGALILNRTAFGRHVQAIGSNEQVARYAAIRVDTVKIVTYVLLGVCVGVATVLYVPRLGSATPTTGLLWELEAIAAVVVGGTALKGGEGRVIGTVIGAILLSVIANILNLTSIISVYLNAAVQGVVIIVVAFLQRGRR encoded by the coding sequence ATGCGACCGGCACCCACTGACACTTCCACGCCGACGCCGCGCGCCCTGCGCGTCGCACACATACTGTATGGCTTCGGTCCGCTCGCGGGCCTGATCGCGCTGTGCATCGCGGGCACGCTGCTGAACCGCGACTTCGCGACCGTCGACAATATGATGAACGTGCTCACGCGCACGTCGTTTATCGGGATCATCGCGGTCGGCATGACCTTCGTGATTATTTCCGGCGGCATCGATCTGTCGGTCGGCTCGATGGCCGCGCTGATCGCGGGCGTGATGATCTGGCTCATGAACGGGCTGGCCGGCAGCGCAGCGGCGCATACGCTTGCGCCGCTGGCGATCGTCGCGATCGGCATTGTTTGTGCGCTCGTGCTCGGCGCGCTGTTCGGCTGTGCACATGGACTGCTGATCACGAAAGGGCGCATCGAGCCGTTTATCGTCACGCTTGGCACCTTGGGGATTTTTCGCGCGGTGCTCACATGGCTTGCCGATGGCGGCGCACTGACGCTCGATAACAATCTGTCCGATCTGTATGGGCCGGTGTACTACGCAAGTCTGCTTGGCGTGCCCGTGCCGATCTGGGTGTTTCTCGTCGTCGCAGCGGGCGGCGCGCTGATTCTCAATCGCACCGCATTCGGCCGCCATGTGCAGGCGATTGGCTCGAACGAGCAGGTCGCGCGCTATGCGGCGATTCGCGTCGATACGGTGAAGATCGTCACGTATGTGCTGCTCGGCGTATGCGTCGGCGTGGCAACGGTGTTGTATGTGCCGCGGCTCGGTTCGGCGACGCCGACCACGGGCCTCCTGTGGGAACTCGAAGCGATCGCCGCGGTGGTGGTCGGCGGCACCGCGCTCAAGGGCGGCGAGGGCCGTGTGATCGGCACGGTGATCGGCGCGATCCTGCTGTCGGTGATCGCCAACATCCTGAATCTGACCAGCATCATCAGCGTGTATCTGAACGCGGCGGTGCAGGGCGTCGTGATTATCGTCGTCGCGTTTTTGCAGCGCGGGCGGCGTTAA
- a CDS encoding sugar ABC transporter ATP-binding protein encodes MSLAVRFDDIRKDFGPVRVLHGVSFDLAPGRIYGLLGENGAGKSTLMKILAGYERASSGAVLVDGTPRQFDGSRAAEAAGIVLIHQEFNLAEHLTIAQNMYLGHEKRRGLLLDDAAMRADAKRYLAQVGLMKQPDTKVRDLIVAEKQMVEIAKALSRNARLLIMDEPTATLTPSETERLFALMAKLKADGVTIVYISHKLDEVERITDEVIVMRDGRFVARSETAALARQQMANLMVGRELSDMFPDKIPVAADARVALRVEGLSVPDWVDDLGFEVRAGEVLGFAGLVGAGRTEAFEAIIGLRKRSAGRIEIAGRRAELKSPRDAMRHGLTYLSEDRKGKGLHVDLSLQDNLTLMTLDRYTHPLLDVKAGRAALTEAVREFGIRTGDLNSRARMLSGGNQQKLALAKFLQPNPDVIVLDEPTRGVDIGAKRDIYFLIHRLASEGRAVIVISSELIELIGLCHRVAVMRAGRLQATLGLDHLTEEELIAHATGTH; translated from the coding sequence ATGAGCCTAGCCGTCCGCTTCGACGATATCCGCAAAGACTTCGGCCCCGTGCGCGTGCTGCACGGCGTGAGTTTCGACCTCGCGCCGGGCCGCATCTACGGACTGCTCGGCGAGAACGGCGCGGGCAAGTCGACGCTGATGAAAATACTCGCGGGCTACGAGCGCGCGAGCTCGGGCGCGGTGCTGGTGGACGGCACGCCGCGGCAGTTCGACGGTTCGCGCGCGGCGGAAGCAGCGGGCATCGTGCTGATTCACCAGGAGTTCAATCTCGCTGAGCATCTGACGATCGCGCAGAACATGTATCTCGGTCACGAGAAGCGCCGCGGCCTGCTGCTCGACGACGCCGCGATGCGTGCCGACGCAAAGCGCTATCTCGCGCAGGTCGGCCTGATGAAGCAGCCGGATACGAAGGTGCGCGATCTGATCGTGGCCGAAAAGCAGATGGTGGAGATCGCGAAGGCGCTGTCGCGCAACGCGCGACTGCTGATCATGGACGAGCCGACTGCGACGCTCACGCCCTCCGAAACCGAGCGCCTGTTCGCGCTGATGGCAAAGCTGAAGGCGGACGGCGTGACGATCGTCTATATCTCGCACAAGCTCGACGAAGTGGAGCGCATCACCGATGAAGTGATTGTGATGCGCGACGGCCGCTTCGTCGCGCGCAGCGAAACGGCGGCGCTTGCGCGGCAGCAGATGGCGAATCTGATGGTCGGCCGCGAGCTGTCCGATATGTTCCCGGACAAGATACCGGTCGCGGCGGATGCGCGCGTCGCGCTGCGTGTCGAAGGGTTGAGCGTGCCCGACTGGGTCGACGATCTTGGCTTCGAGGTGCGCGCGGGCGAAGTGCTCGGCTTTGCGGGCCTCGTCGGCGCGGGCCGCACCGAAGCGTTCGAAGCGATTATCGGACTGCGCAAGCGCAGCGCGGGCCGCATCGAGATTGCCGGCCGCCGCGCGGAGTTGAAGAGCCCGCGCGACGCGATGCGTCACGGCCTCACGTATCTGAGCGAAGACCGCAAGGGCAAGGGCCTGCATGTGGACCTGAGCCTGCAGGACAACCTGACGCTGATGACGCTCGATCGCTATACGCATCCGCTGCTCGACGTCAAAGCAGGCCGTGCTGCCTTGACCGAAGCGGTGCGCGAATTCGGCATTCGCACCGGTGATCTCAATAGCCGCGCGCGCATGCTGTCGGGCGGCAACCAGCAGAAGCTCGCGCTCGCGAAATTCCTGCAGCCGAACCCCGACGTGATCGTGCTCGACGAACCGACGCGCGGCGTCGATATCGGCGCGAAACGCGACATCTATTTCCTGATTCACCGGCTCGCATCGGAAGGGCGGGCGGTGATTGTGATTTCGTCCGAACTGATCGAGCTGATCGGCCTGTGCCATCGCGTTGCGGTCATGCGCGCGGGCAGGCTGCAGGCGACGCTCGGCCTCGACCATCTGACCGAAGAGGAGTTGATCGCTCATGCGACCGGCACCCACTGA
- a CDS encoding substrate-binding domain-containing protein — protein sequence MKHVIRAVGAGMLALTMLGITTGTARADDPVILGVSIPTADHGFTGGIVWWANKAKTDLEKQHPGLKIIVKTAASAPEQANQLQDLVTVNKINALVIFPQESASLTQPVAQVKKKGVYVTVVDRGLTDTSAQDAYVAGDNTAFGKIPAEYLAKALDGKGDIVALRGIPTTLDNERWTAFTSVMKQYPNIKILDAKYANWNRDDAFKVMQDYLTRFKHIDAVWASDDDMAVGVIKAIDQAKRTDIKIVFGGAGSKGMVKNVMDGAPMIKADVSYSPKFIYDAIKLTAEARLKGEKLPPTTIIPSVLITKENAQQFYFPDSPF from the coding sequence ATGAAACACGTCATACGAGCGGTCGGCGCCGGCATGCTGGCGCTTACGATGCTGGGCATCACGACGGGCACCGCGCGCGCCGACGACCCGGTTATCCTCGGTGTCTCGATTCCGACGGCGGACCACGGGTTTACGGGCGGCATCGTCTGGTGGGCGAACAAGGCGAAAACGGACCTCGAAAAACAGCACCCCGGGCTCAAGATCATTGTGAAGACCGCAGCGAGTGCGCCTGAACAGGCGAACCAGCTGCAGGATCTCGTCACGGTGAACAAGATCAACGCGCTCGTGATCTTCCCGCAGGAGTCTGCGTCGTTGACGCAGCCCGTTGCGCAAGTGAAGAAGAAGGGCGTGTACGTGACGGTGGTCGATCGCGGCCTGACCGACACGAGCGCGCAGGACGCGTACGTGGCCGGCGACAACACGGCGTTCGGCAAGATTCCGGCCGAGTATCTGGCCAAGGCGCTCGACGGCAAGGGCGATATCGTCGCGCTACGCGGCATTCCGACGACGCTCGACAATGAGCGCTGGACCGCCTTCACGTCGGTGATGAAGCAATATCCGAACATCAAGATTCTCGATGCGAAGTACGCGAACTGGAATCGTGACGACGCGTTCAAGGTGATGCAGGATTACCTGACGCGCTTCAAGCATATCGACGCCGTGTGGGCCTCTGACGACGATATGGCCGTCGGCGTGATCAAGGCCATCGATCAGGCCAAACGCACCGACATCAAGATCGTGTTCGGCGGCGCGGGCTCGAAAGGCATGGTGAAGAACGTGATGGACGGCGCGCCGATGATCAAGGCCGACGTGTCGTACTCGCCGAAATTCATCTACGACGCGATCAAGCTGACGGCCGAAGCGCGCCTGAAAGGCGAGAAGCTGCCGCCCACGACGATCATTCCCTCGGTGCTGATTACGAAGGAAAACGCGCAGCAGTTCTACTTCCCTGACTCGCCGTTCTGA
- a CDS encoding CysB family HTH-type transcriptional regulator: protein MNLHQFRFVREAVRQNFNLTEAAKALYTSQPGVSKAIIELEDELGVEIFTRHGKRVRSLTEPGRIILASVERILQEVESLKRIGKDYAAQDQGNLVIAATHTQARYSLPAAIAEFKKRYPKVHLSILQGSPSQVAEMVIHDQADVAIATEGLSNYKELVTLPCFTWHHVAVMQDDHPLLERKQLSLDDLSQYPLITYENAFAGRTKINDAFRLRGLHPDIVLEAIDADVIKTYVELGLGVGIMADIAFNAERDRHLRAMPVGHLFGSNITRVGLKQGAYLRSYVYTLVELLSPSMNRKLIEQALKGESETYEL from the coding sequence ATGAACCTGCACCAGTTCCGCTTCGTCCGGGAAGCCGTCCGCCAGAACTTCAACCTCACCGAAGCGGCCAAGGCGCTGTATACGAGTCAGCCTGGCGTCTCCAAGGCCATCATCGAGCTCGAGGACGAGCTGGGCGTCGAAATCTTCACGCGGCACGGCAAGCGCGTGCGGTCGCTGACCGAGCCGGGGCGCATCATTCTGGCGTCGGTCGAGCGAATCCTGCAGGAAGTGGAAAGCCTGAAACGGATCGGCAAGGACTACGCGGCGCAGGACCAGGGCAACCTCGTGATCGCCGCGACCCACACCCAGGCGCGCTATTCGCTGCCCGCCGCGATCGCCGAATTCAAGAAGCGCTACCCGAAAGTTCACCTTTCAATCTTGCAAGGCAGCCCGAGCCAAGTGGCCGAGATGGTGATTCACGACCAGGCGGACGTCGCGATCGCGACCGAGGGGCTGTCGAACTATAAGGAACTGGTGACGCTGCCGTGCTTCACCTGGCACCACGTCGCGGTCATGCAGGACGACCACCCGCTGCTCGAGCGCAAACAGCTGTCGCTCGACGACCTGTCGCAATACCCGCTCATCACCTACGAAAACGCGTTTGCCGGCCGCACGAAGATCAACGACGCGTTCCGGCTGCGCGGCCTGCATCCGGACATCGTGCTCGAGGCGATCGACGCGGACGTGATCAAGACCTACGTCGAACTGGGGCTCGGCGTCGGCATCATGGCCGACATCGCGTTCAACGCCGAGCGTGACCGGCACCTGCGCGCGATGCCGGTCGGGCATCTGTTCGGCAGCAACATCACGCGCGTCGGACTCAAGCAAGGCGCTTACTTGCGCAGTTACGTCTACACGCTGGTCGAACTGCTGTCGCCGAGCATGAACCGCAAGCTGATCGAGCAGGCGTTGAAGGGCGAGAGCGAGACGTACGAGCTTTGA
- a CDS encoding Gfo/Idh/MocA family protein has protein sequence MARRLKLGMVGGGQGAFIGAVHRIAARLDDRFEMVAGALSSDPKRAQASADEANIARSYADWREMARAEGARDDGIDAVAIVTPNHLHAPVATAFLEAGIHVICDKPLAVSLAEGEALARLAHDKQRLFALTHTYSGYPMVRHAREMIEAGELGEIRVVQVEYAQDWLAEPIEQSGTNKQAVWRTDPKLSGPAGCLGDIGTHAYHLAGFISGMLPEALAAEVHTFVPGRRVDDHVQAMLRYANGARGMLWASQVASGEENGLRLRVYGTKASIAFEQEEPNELWFTPLGGARQRITRGRVKGDAAANATRVPAGHPEGYLEAFAQLYKDAAQQIEALDAGQPLPPESRLLTTVDDGVEGLRFIDAMLASSAAGGQWRQI, from the coding sequence ATGGCAAGAAGACTGAAACTGGGCATGGTCGGCGGCGGGCAAGGCGCGTTTATCGGCGCGGTGCACCGGATCGCGGCGCGCCTCGACGACCGCTTCGAGATGGTCGCGGGCGCGTTATCGTCGGACCCGAAGCGCGCGCAGGCCAGCGCCGACGAAGCGAACATCGCGCGCAGCTATGCGGACTGGCGCGAGATGGCGCGCGCGGAAGGGGCGCGCGACGACGGCATCGACGCGGTCGCGATCGTCACGCCGAACCATCTGCATGCGCCGGTTGCGACGGCGTTTCTCGAGGCCGGTATCCATGTGATCTGCGACAAGCCGCTTGCGGTATCGCTTGCCGAAGGCGAGGCGCTGGCGCGGCTCGCGCACGACAAACAACGGCTGTTCGCGCTGACTCACACGTACTCGGGCTACCCGATGGTGCGGCACGCGCGCGAGATGATCGAAGCGGGCGAACTCGGTGAGATTCGCGTCGTGCAGGTCGAATATGCGCAGGACTGGCTCGCGGAGCCGATCGAACAAAGCGGCACGAACAAGCAGGCCGTGTGGCGCACCGATCCGAAACTGTCGGGGCCGGCCGGGTGTCTCGGCGATATCGGCACGCATGCGTATCACCTCGCCGGCTTCATCAGCGGCATGCTGCCGGAGGCGCTAGCCGCGGAAGTGCACACGTTCGTGCCGGGGCGCCGCGTCGACGATCACGTGCAGGCGATGCTGCGTTATGCGAACGGCGCGCGCGGAATGCTGTGGGCGAGCCAGGTCGCGAGCGGCGAGGAAAATGGGCTGCGTTTGCGCGTGTACGGCACGAAGGCGAGCATCGCGTTCGAACAGGAAGAGCCGAACGAACTGTGGTTCACGCCGCTTGGCGGCGCGCGGCAGCGGATCACGCGCGGGCGGGTGAAAGGCGACGCGGCCGCGAACGCGACGCGCGTGCCGGCGGGGCATCCGGAAGGGTATCTCGAAGCGTTCGCGCAGTTGTATAAGGACGCCGCGCAGCAGATCGAAGCGCTCGATGCCGGTCAGCCGTTGCCGCCGGAAAGCCGCCTTCTGACGACCGTCGACGACGGTGTGGAAGGTTTGCGGTTTATCGACGCGATGCTGGCCAGCAGCGCGGCGGGCGGGCAGTGGCGGCAGATCTGA
- a CDS encoding ABC transporter substrate-binding protein has translation MTSYKKTLRRLAALGALMFAAAAHADLKVGIDLSTTGPAAAIGITSKNAILMWPKTIAGQPAQYIILDDGSDPGAAVRNIHKLINEDHVDVIVGPNVTPAALAALDPVAESQTPMITLIGSAAVVEPQEGKRVWAFKMAQTDSAMADVMTRYMANHNVKTVGFIGFADSYGDSWLNEFTKFAALRHIQVVATERFNRTDTSVTGQVLKLIAAKPDAILIAGAGTPSVLPQRTLVERGYKGAIYQTHGIATPEFIRLGGKDVEGTLFPTQPVVVARTLPADHPAKRAALAFVDSYEAKYGPNTVTQFAGDAAGVYPRLQDAVARALKTAQPGTPAFRVALRESLEQAHELVVPNGVVNTSAKDHVGLDQRASVMGTIKGGKFIYLSQ, from the coding sequence ATGACGTCATATAAGAAGACCCTGCGCCGGCTCGCCGCGCTCGGCGCATTGATGTTTGCCGCCGCCGCGCACGCGGACCTGAAGGTCGGCATCGACCTGTCGACGACGGGCCCCGCCGCCGCGATCGGCATCACAAGCAAGAACGCGATCCTGATGTGGCCGAAGACGATCGCCGGCCAGCCCGCGCAATACATCATCCTCGACGACGGCTCCGACCCGGGCGCCGCGGTCCGCAACATCCACAAGCTCATCAACGAAGACCACGTCGACGTGATCGTCGGCCCGAACGTGACGCCGGCCGCGCTGGCCGCGCTCGACCCCGTCGCCGAAAGCCAGACGCCGATGATCACGCTGATCGGCTCGGCGGCCGTCGTCGAACCGCAGGAAGGCAAGCGCGTCTGGGCGTTCAAGATGGCGCAGACCGATAGCGCGATGGCCGACGTGATGACGCGCTATATGGCGAACCACAACGTGAAGACGGTCGGCTTTATCGGCTTTGCGGACAGTTACGGCGACAGCTGGCTCAATGAGTTCACGAAATTCGCGGCGCTACGGCATATTCAGGTGGTCGCGACCGAGCGCTTCAATCGCACCGATACGAGCGTGACGGGCCAGGTGCTGAAGCTGATCGCGGCAAAACCCGACGCGATACTGATCGCGGGCGCGGGCACACCGAGCGTGCTGCCGCAACGCACGCTCGTCGAGCGCGGCTACAAGGGCGCCATTTATCAGACGCATGGCATCGCGACGCCGGAGTTCATCAGGCTCGGCGGCAAGGACGTCGAAGGCACGCTGTTTCCGACGCAGCCGGTGGTCGTCGCGCGCACGCTGCCGGCCGACCATCCGGCGAAGCGGGCCGCGCTCGCGTTCGTCGATTCCTATGAAGCGAAGTACGGTCCGAATACGGTCACGCAGTTTGCCGGCGACGCGGCGGGCGTCTATCCGCGTCTGCAGGACGCGGTCGCGCGTGCGTTGAAAACGGCGCAGCCCGGGACGCCGGCGTTTCGCGTCGCGCTGCGCGAATCGCTCGAGCAGGCGCATGAACTCGTGGTGCCGAACGGCGTCGTCAATACGAGCGCGAAGGATCACGTCGGGCTCGATCAGCGCGCGAGCGTGATGGGGACGATCAAGGGCGGGAAGTTTATCTACCTGAGCCAGTGA
- a CDS encoding sugar phosphate isomerase/epimerase family protein → MKTIKGPAIYLAQFLGDEPPFDTLAHLAQWAAGLGFKGIQVPVAPQLIDLEQAAASQTYCDDWLGVAADAGVTVTELATHLQGQLVAVHPAYDLLFDGFAAPHVRGNPQARTEWAIAQMMLAAKASQRLGFNTHVTFSGALAWPYIYPWPQRPAGLIETAFDELARRWKPILDAFDAAGVDVCYELHPGEDLHDGVTFERFLATLHDHPRANILFDPSHYVLQQLDYLEFIDIYHERIKAFHVKDAEFRPTGRQGVYGGYSNWAERAGRFRSLGDGQVDFSAIFSKMAQYDYQGWAVLEWECALKHPHDGAREGAEFIKRHIIRVAERSFDDFAGSGVDRAQLQRVLGID, encoded by the coding sequence ATGAAGACCATCAAAGGACCGGCGATTTACCTCGCGCAGTTCCTGGGCGATGAACCGCCGTTCGACACGCTCGCGCATCTCGCCCAATGGGCGGCGGGACTCGGTTTCAAAGGCATTCAGGTGCCGGTCGCCCCGCAACTGATCGATCTCGAACAGGCGGCGGCGAGCCAGACGTATTGCGACGATTGGCTCGGCGTTGCCGCCGATGCCGGTGTGACCGTGACGGAGCTCGCGACCCATCTGCAAGGCCAGCTCGTGGCCGTGCATCCGGCCTACGACCTGTTGTTCGACGGCTTTGCCGCGCCGCACGTGCGCGGCAATCCGCAGGCGCGCACCGAATGGGCGATTGCGCAAATGATGCTCGCGGCGAAAGCATCGCAGCGGCTGGGCTTCAACACGCACGTGACGTTTTCCGGCGCGCTCGCATGGCCGTATATCTATCCGTGGCCGCAGCGTCCGGCGGGTCTGATCGAAACGGCCTTCGACGAACTCGCGCGCCGCTGGAAGCCGATTCTCGATGCGTTCGACGCAGCGGGCGTCGACGTCTGCTACGAACTGCATCCGGGCGAGGATCTGCACGACGGGGTCACGTTCGAGCGTTTTCTCGCGACGCTGCACGATCATCCGCGCGCGAATATCCTGTTCGATCCGAGCCACTACGTGCTGCAGCAGCTCGACTATCTCGAGTTCATCGATATCTATCACGAGCGGATCAAGGCGTTCCATGTGAAGGACGCGGAATTCCGGCCGACCGGGCGTCAGGGCGTATATGGCGGCTACAGCAACTGGGCCGAGCGGGCGGGGCGCTTCCGTTCGCTCGGTGACGGGCAGGTCGATTTCAGCGCGATTTTCTCGAAGATGGCGCAGTACGACTACCAGGGCTGGGCCGTGCTCGAATGGGAGTGCGCGTTGAAGCATCCGCACGACGGCGCGCGCGAAGGGGCCGAGTTTATCAAGCGGCATATCATCCGCGTGGCCGAGCGCTCGTTCGACGACTTTGCGGGAAGCGGCGTCGATCGCGCACAGTTGCAGCGTGTACTGGGCATCGATTGA
- a CDS encoding LacI family DNA-binding transcriptional regulator has product MGRARASFSVPKDISIDDVAEQAGVSVATVSRVLNGHSNVRAETRERVLAAIEQSGYRVNELARNLRTAESRLLLTMVPNFGNPFYAEIVRGIDSVARQHGYFMLLCDTGADPGRERSYFDMLRRRRADGAICLDPAAAQQALSEEMTTLPWVACCEFDADVGVPYVGIDNYRAAGDAVLHLLSRGHTRIALINSGDGYLYAQQRERGYMDAMHNAGLVPDARWLIHLDSLDYEAGASAAALLMAQPDPPTAIFTVSDTLAIGVINGLRKVGKRVPDDVAVVGFDDISLAAQIDPPLTTISQPMRELGETAARLLLKRLANRGATVPGVLLPHRLVVRGSA; this is encoded by the coding sequence CTGGGCCGTGCGCGGGCCTCGTTCAGCGTGCCGAAGGACATTTCGATCGACGACGTCGCCGAGCAGGCGGGGGTATCGGTCGCGACCGTGTCGCGCGTGCTGAACGGCCATTCGAACGTGCGCGCCGAGACGCGCGAGCGCGTGCTGGCGGCGATCGAGCAGAGCGGCTATCGCGTCAACGAACTCGCGCGCAACCTGCGCACCGCCGAAAGCCGCTTATTGTTGACGATGGTGCCTAACTTCGGCAATCCGTTTTACGCGGAAATCGTGCGCGGCATCGACAGCGTCGCGCGCCAGCATGGCTATTTCATGTTGTTGTGCGACACGGGCGCGGACCCGGGCCGCGAGCGCAGCTACTTCGATATGCTGCGGCGGCGCCGCGCGGACGGCGCGATCTGCCTCGACCCGGCTGCCGCGCAGCAGGCGCTGTCCGAAGAGATGACCACGCTGCCGTGGGTCGCATGCTGCGAATTCGATGCGGACGTCGGCGTGCCGTATGTCGGCATCGACAACTACCGCGCGGCCGGCGACGCGGTGCTGCATCTGCTGTCGCGCGGCCACACGCGCATCGCGCTGATTAACTCGGGCGACGGCTACCTGTACGCGCAGCAGCGCGAGCGCGGCTATATGGACGCGATGCACAACGCGGGCCTCGTTCCCGACGCGCGCTGGCTCATTCATCTGGATAGCCTCGATTACGAAGCGGGCGCGTCTGCCGCCGCGTTGCTGATGGCGCAGCCCGATCCGCCGACGGCGATCTTCACGGTATCGGACACGCTCGCGATTGGTGTGATCAACGGCCTGCGCAAAGTCGGCAAGCGCGTGCCGGATGACGTCGCGGTAGTCGGCTTCGACGATATCTCGCTTGCGGCGCAAATCGATCCGCCTCTCACAACGATCTCCCAGCCGATGCGCGAGCTCGGCGAAACGGCCGCGCGGCTGTTGCTCAAGCGCCTCGCGAATCGTGGTGCGACGGTGCCGGGCGTGCTGCTGCCGCATCGGCTCGTCGTGCGCGGCAGCGCATGA
- a CDS encoding protein-L-isoaspartate O-methyltransferase family protein: MNIEQARFNMIEQQIRPWDVLDQDVLNLLSIVKRENFVPAAYRELAFADLEIPLPAGQHMLAPRVEARVLQELSVKKHESVLEIGAGSGYMAALLAHRSQHVLTVEIEPELAELAKSNLAANGVLNAEVVTGDAARGWTAAAPYDVICVSGGLPVLPQEMLEHLKVGGRLAAFVGSLPVMKAQIITRVDEKQFRVADVFETYVEPLANAVQPPRFKF, encoded by the coding sequence ATGAACATCGAGCAAGCGCGCTTCAACATGATCGAACAGCAGATTCGCCCCTGGGACGTGCTCGACCAGGACGTGTTGAATCTGCTGTCGATCGTCAAGCGTGAGAACTTCGTCCCCGCCGCGTACCGCGAACTGGCTTTCGCCGATCTGGAAATTCCGCTGCCCGCCGGCCAGCACATGCTGGCGCCGCGCGTCGAAGCGCGTGTGCTGCAGGAACTGTCCGTGAAGAAGCACGAAAGCGTGCTCGAAATCGGCGCCGGCTCCGGCTATATGGCCGCGCTGCTCGCCCATCGCAGCCAGCACGTGCTGACTGTCGAGATCGAGCCGGAACTGGCCGAACTCGCGAAGTCGAATCTCGCCGCGAACGGCGTGCTCAATGCCGAAGTCGTGACCGGCGACGCCGCGCGCGGCTGGACCGCGGCCGCGCCGTACGACGTGATCTGCGTGTCGGGCGGCCTGCCCGTGCTGCCGCAGGAAATGCTCGAGCACCTGAAGGTGGGTGGGCGCCTCGCGGCTTTTGTCGGCTCGTTGCCGGTCATGAAGGCGCAAATCATCACGCGCGTCGACGAAAAGCAGTTCCGCGTCGCCGATGTGTTTGAAACGTACGTCGAGCCGCTCGCGAACGCGGTGCAGCCGCCGCGCTTCAAGTTCTAA